In Raphanus sativus cultivar WK10039 chromosome 5, ASM80110v3, whole genome shotgun sequence, the following proteins share a genomic window:
- the LOC108860887 gene encoding transcription factor JUNGBRUNNEN 1 translates to MEEMMGTWAKRREEQEVQEEQVLKLPGFRFHPTDEELVGFYLSKKVLLKKSSKIDEIISQIDIYQFDPWDLPRSRHTEKESYFFCKRGRKYRNSIRPNRVTGSGFWKATGIDKPIYPDGTSNAVIGLKKTLVYYLGSAGKGSKTDWMMHEFRLPTANDTIPGGSTHRSPTSPSSLLHAEVWTLCRIFKRNVSGKKYIPDWKELASGKRVKPQQSKYQEAVYIGFGDNESRTNKINVMESKENNEKNVFQLHQTPHQHQPIPMEYTSSTKVDNTVPHFSNDNMDDTNYVNWDELQSVVDFAFGPSNRCPHIN, encoded by the exons ATGGAGGAGATGATGGGAACGTGGGccaaaagaagagaagaacaagaagtACAGGAGGAACAAGTGTTGAAACTTCCAGGGTTTAGGTTTCATCCTACCGACGAGGAGCTTGTAGGGTTTTATCTCTCTAAAAAAGTACTACTCAAGAAATCCAGCAAGATAGATGAGATCATTAGTCAAATCGATATCTACCAATTCGATCCATGGGATCTTCCTC GCTCGAGGCATACGGAGAAGGAGAGCTACTTCTTCTGCAAGAGAGGAAGGAAGTACAGAAACAGCATAAGACCAAACCGAGTGACTGGTTCCGGTTTCTGGAAAGCCACGGGGATAGACAAACCTATCTATCCCGATGGAACCAGCAATGCCGTGATCGGTCTAAAGAAGACTCTCGTTTATTACCTCGGAAGCGCCGGGAAAGGAAGCAAGACTGACTGGATGATGCACGAGTTTCGTCTCCCCACGGCGAATGACACTATCCCTGGTGGCTCCACTCACCGTAGCCCTACGTCTCCGTCTTCCTTGCTACATGCT GAAGTGTGGACTTTGTGCCGGATATTCAAGAGGAATGTGTCTGGTAAAAAATACATTCCGGACTGGAAAGAATTAGCAAGTGGGAAACGCGTGAAGCCGCAACAATCTAAATATCAAGAAGCAGTTTATATCGGTTTTGGTGACAATGAGAGTAGAACCAACAAAATTAATGTCATGGAAAGCAAAGAGAATAATGAGAAGAATGTTTTCCAGCTTCACCAAACGCCTCATCAACACCAGCCCATTCCCATGGAGTACACTAGTAGTACAAAAGTGGATAACACAGTTCCACATTTCTCAAACGATAACATGGACGATACAAACTACGTTAACTGGGACGAGCTTCAGTCGGTTGTGGATTTTGCTTTTGGCCCTTCTAATAGATGTCCtcatataaattga